A region from the Onthophagus taurus isolate NC chromosome 8, IU_Otau_3.0, whole genome shotgun sequence genome encodes:
- the LOC111414154 gene encoding forkhead box protein P1 isoform X10, whose product MPSHEAQNPYRHGHIGDNPFENTTWTKNHFSTGAASPWPAPLRQSRYSDDGIMDQDIDGDGAINLSTSQRPSAATTPNDGVPADNVEQLCFGVVTLCHRGRPPTASMKYCETRMLASFAQQAASLEKVLKEHQQQQQLDLERAWEDREIKGNGNSSPPSGEPRVQDHSPATPPDVQKPVITTVPVSQSSAGPQMLPSPVPGLHHMQQLLQQHVLSPNQLQQLMKHHSMLQQQQQQHQLAELGKKQIEQTMQQLQEQLQLNIIQQTHILQSGDKKKASSGPLQQLVIQQQQLIQQIQLIQRQYVVHQGMGMQPLMLAQGPGVTPREVMSPWKQELTGDQQSSNSKAASDVNDSSDLLGVVTPGRSSREREENTEDKIDRTSTPDRVHHLYGHGVCKWPGCEVICDDLSAFMKHLNTEHTLDDRSTAQARVQMQVVSQLELQLQKERDRLQAMMHHLHLSKQLGSPEPLKDGGVAVGGKLPLGGVHPQPPVSMGPLVSAVRSPVLHSSASNVAGPIRRRISDKSALSLAGGHVFSYAALSGLPYMLERAGLDVQQEIQRNREFYKNADVRPPFTYASLIRQSIIESPDKQLTLNEIYNWFQNTFCYFRRNAATWKNAVRHNLSLHKCFMRVENVKGAVWTVDEVEFYKRRPQRCSSGPLVQPVVGGGTSKSPTMNHSPTMYGDPLTGNIQYSQNSLLEENLAYLSGANMSARPGERSDSPPHDHMRFSFRSPLNGGLHIKQESIMQQDHHMQREDQQPVHHVIKREMHSEYEEMEDGHGEGMAEDLTVNVNHSDPSVIDA is encoded by the exons gATGATGGTATTATGGATCAAGACATAGATGGAGATGGTGCAATTAACCTTTCGACTTCGCAGCGACCATCGGCTGCCACAACTCCAAACGATGGAGTGCCAGCGGATAACGTTGAACAA TTGTGTTTTGGTGTTGTGACGCTCTGCCACCGCGGACGCCCGCCAACCGCCTCTATGAAGTACTGTGAGACTCGTATGCTCGCCTCTTTTGCTCAG CAGGCTGCCTCCTTAGAAAAAGTGCTCAAGGAACACCAGCAGCAACAACAGTTAGACCTGGAGCGGGCTTGGGAAGATAGGGAGATTAAGGGAAATGGAAACTCCAGCCCCCCAAGTGGCGAACCCCGGGTGCAGGATCACTCTCCGGCTACGCCACCGGACGTACAAAAGCCGGTTATCACGACTGTTCCAGTATCACAA TCATCCGCCGGGCCACAGATGTTACCTTCACCTGTGCCCGGTCTTCACCATATGCAGCAATTATTACAACAGCACGTTTTAAGTCCCAATCAACTTCAGCAGCTTATGAAACATCATAGCATGCTACAACAGCAACAACAG CAACATCAACTTGCCGAGTTAGGGAAGAAACAAATCGAGCAAACGATGCAGCAACTTCAAGAACAACTCCAACTTAACATTATCCAGCAGACACACATACTTCAAAGTGGGGATAAGAAAAAAGCTTCCTCCGGCCCTTTACAACAACTAGTTATACAACAACAACAGCTCATACAACAGATCCAATTGATACAACGACAGTATGTTGTACACCAAGGGATGGGGATGCAACCTCTTATGTTAGCACAAGGTCCAG GGGTCACACCCCGTGAGGTAATGTCACCCTGGAAGCAAGAACTCACCGGCGATCAACAATCTTCTAATTCTAAAGCAGCATCAGATGTTAATG attcttCAGATTTATTAGGAGTTGTGACGCCGGGACGTTCGAGTCGCGAAAGGGAAGAGAATACAGAGGACAAAATCGATAGAACTAGCACCCCAGACAGGGTACACCACCTCTACGGACACGGTGTATGCAAATGGCCGGGCTGTGAGGTGATCTGCGATGACCTCTCTGCGTTTATGAA ACATCTGAATACAGAGCACACCCTTGACGACAGATCGACTGCTCAAGCTAGAGTGCAGATGCAAGTAGTGTCACAATTGGAGCTCCAGTTGCAAAAAGAACGAGACAGGTTGCAGGCGATGATGCATCACCTGCACTTATCGAAGCAGTTAGGGTCCCCTGAACCATTGAAGGACGGTGGCGTTGCTGTTGGGGGGAAACTTCCTCTCGGTGGAGTCCATCCTCAACCTCCCGTTTCGATGGGTCCTTTGGTGTCGGCAGTAAGGTCACCGGTGCTGCATTCGTCAGCTTCAAACGTAGCGGGTCCTATCAGGAGGCGGATCAGTGACAAGAGTGCACTCTCACTAGCAGGTG GCCACGTGTTCTCTTACGCTGCGCTGTCAGGCTTGCCGTACATGTTGGAACGGGCCGGACTGGACGTCCAACAAG AGATACAACGGAATAGGGAGTTCTACAAGAACGCCGACGTCAGGCCACCATTCACGTACGCCTCACTCATCAGACAG TCTATCATAGAATCTCCAGACAAACAGTTGACACTCAATGAAATATACAACTGGTTCCAAAACACTTTTTGCTACTTCCGAAGGAACGCAGCAACTTGGAAG AATGCCGTACGACACAACCTGTCTCTACACAAATGTTTCATGAGGGTCGAAAATGTTAAGGGTGCCGTTTGGACCGTAGACGAAGTGGAATTCTACAAGAGACGACCTCAACGGTGTTCCTCAGGGCCCCTGGTGCAGCCAGTCGTAGG GGGCGGAACGTCGAAGAGTCCAACGATGAACCACAGTCCCACGATGTACGGTGATCCATTGACGGGAAACATACAG TATTCGCAGAATTCGCTGCTCGAGGAGAATCTGGCGTACCTATCCGGGGCCAACATGAGCGCCCGACCAGGAGAACGGTCCGATTCACCACCACATGACCACATGAGGT TTTCATTTAGGTCACCTTTAAATGGTGGCCTTCATATAAAACAAGAGAGTATAATGCAACAGGACCATCATATGCAGCGGGAGGACCAACAACCAGTGCATCACGTGATCAAGAGGGAGATGCATTCGGAGTACGAGGAAATGGAAGATGGGCACGGTGAAGGAATGGCGGAAGATTTAACGGTGAACGTGAATCATAGCGATCCGAGCGTGATCGACGCGTAG
- the LOC111414154 gene encoding forkhead box protein P1 isoform X12, which yields MPSHEAQNPYRHGHIGDNPFENTTWTKNHFSTGAASPWPAPLRQSRYSDDGIMDQDIDGDGAINLSTSQRPSAATTPNDGVPADNVEQQAASLEKVLKEHQQQQQLDLERAWEDREIKGNGNSSPPSGEPRVQDHSPATPPDVQKPVITTVPVSQSSAGPQMLPSPVPGLHHMQQLLQQHVLSPNQLQQLMKHHSMLQQQQQQHQLAELGKKQIEQTMQQLQEQLQLNIIQQTHILQSGDKKKASSGPLQQLVIQQQQLIQQIQLIQRQYVVHQGMGMQPLMLAQGPGVTPREVMSPWKQELTGDQQSSNSKAASDVNDSSDLLGVVTPGRSSREREENTEDKIDRTSTPDRVHHLYGHGVCKWPGCEVICDDLSAFMKHLNTEHTLDDRSTAQARVQMQVVSQLELQLQKERDRLQAMMHHLHLSKQLGSPEPLKDGGVAVGGKLPLGGVHPQPPVSMGPLVSAVRSPVLHSSASNVAGPIRRRISDKSALSLAGGHVFSYAALSGLPYMLERAGLDVQQEIQRNREFYKNADVRPPFTYASLIRQSIIESPDKQLTLNEIYNWFQNTFCYFRRNAATWKNAIRTNLSLHKCFVRYEDDFGSFWMVDDAEFVKRRHLSRGRPRKYDPTPSPTPPHCAQGGTSKSPTMNHSPTMYGDPLTGNIQVRSKNVSGVESYQGSPWQYSQNSLLEENLAYLSGANMSARPGERSDSPPHDHMRFSFRSPLNGGLHIKQESIMQQDHHMQREDQQPVHHVIKREMHSEYEEMEDGHGEGMAEDLTVNVNHSDPSVIDA from the exons gATGATGGTATTATGGATCAAGACATAGATGGAGATGGTGCAATTAACCTTTCGACTTCGCAGCGACCATCGGCTGCCACAACTCCAAACGATGGAGTGCCAGCGGATAACGTTGAACAA CAGGCTGCCTCCTTAGAAAAAGTGCTCAAGGAACACCAGCAGCAACAACAGTTAGACCTGGAGCGGGCTTGGGAAGATAGGGAGATTAAGGGAAATGGAAACTCCAGCCCCCCAAGTGGCGAACCCCGGGTGCAGGATCACTCTCCGGCTACGCCACCGGACGTACAAAAGCCGGTTATCACGACTGTTCCAGTATCACAA TCATCCGCCGGGCCACAGATGTTACCTTCACCTGTGCCCGGTCTTCACCATATGCAGCAATTATTACAACAGCACGTTTTAAGTCCCAATCAACTTCAGCAGCTTATGAAACATCATAGCATGCTACAACAGCAACAACAG CAACATCAACTTGCCGAGTTAGGGAAGAAACAAATCGAGCAAACGATGCAGCAACTTCAAGAACAACTCCAACTTAACATTATCCAGCAGACACACATACTTCAAAGTGGGGATAAGAAAAAAGCTTCCTCCGGCCCTTTACAACAACTAGTTATACAACAACAACAGCTCATACAACAGATCCAATTGATACAACGACAGTATGTTGTACACCAAGGGATGGGGATGCAACCTCTTATGTTAGCACAAGGTCCAG GGGTCACACCCCGTGAGGTAATGTCACCCTGGAAGCAAGAACTCACCGGCGATCAACAATCTTCTAATTCTAAAGCAGCATCAGATGTTAATG attcttCAGATTTATTAGGAGTTGTGACGCCGGGACGTTCGAGTCGCGAAAGGGAAGAGAATACAGAGGACAAAATCGATAGAACTAGCACCCCAGACAGGGTACACCACCTCTACGGACACGGTGTATGCAAATGGCCGGGCTGTGAGGTGATCTGCGATGACCTCTCTGCGTTTATGAA ACATCTGAATACAGAGCACACCCTTGACGACAGATCGACTGCTCAAGCTAGAGTGCAGATGCAAGTAGTGTCACAATTGGAGCTCCAGTTGCAAAAAGAACGAGACAGGTTGCAGGCGATGATGCATCACCTGCACTTATCGAAGCAGTTAGGGTCCCCTGAACCATTGAAGGACGGTGGCGTTGCTGTTGGGGGGAAACTTCCTCTCGGTGGAGTCCATCCTCAACCTCCCGTTTCGATGGGTCCTTTGGTGTCGGCAGTAAGGTCACCGGTGCTGCATTCGTCAGCTTCAAACGTAGCGGGTCCTATCAGGAGGCGGATCAGTGACAAGAGTGCACTCTCACTAGCAGGTG GCCACGTGTTCTCTTACGCTGCGCTGTCAGGCTTGCCGTACATGTTGGAACGGGCCGGACTGGACGTCCAACAAG AGATACAACGGAATAGGGAGTTCTACAAGAACGCCGACGTCAGGCCACCATTCACGTACGCCTCACTCATCAGACAG TCTATCATAGAATCTCCAGACAAACAGTTGACACTCAATGAAATATACAACTGGTTCCAAAACACTTTTTGCTACTTCCGAAGGAACGCAGCAACTTGGAAG AATGCGATTCGCACCAATCTATCACTCCACAAGTGTTTTGTGCGCTATGAGGACGACTTTGGGTCATTTTGGATGGTTGATGACGCCGAATTTGTGAAGCGGCGCCACTTGTCGCGTGGCCGCCCACGGAAATATGATCCCACCCCGTCACCTACTCCACCCCACTGCGCACA GGGCGGAACGTCGAAGAGTCCAACGATGAACCACAGTCCCACGATGTACGGTGATCCATTGACGGGAAACATACAGGTACGTTCGAAAAACGTTAGCGGTGTCGAGTCGTATCAAGGGAGTCCGTGGCAGTATTCGCAGAATTCGCTGCTCGAGGAGAATCTGGCGTACCTATCCGGGGCCAACATGAGCGCCCGACCAGGAGAACGGTCCGATTCACCACCACATGACCACATGAGGT TTTCATTTAGGTCACCTTTAAATGGTGGCCTTCATATAAAACAAGAGAGTATAATGCAACAGGACCATCATATGCAGCGGGAGGACCAACAACCAGTGCATCACGTGATCAAGAGGGAGATGCATTCGGAGTACGAGGAAATGGAAGATGGGCACGGTGAAGGAATGGCGGAAGATTTAACGGTGAACGTGAATCATAGCGATCCGAGCGTGATCGACGCGTAG
- the LOC111414154 gene encoding forkhead box protein P1 isoform X9, translated as MPSHEAQNPYRHGHIGDNPFENTTWTKNHFSTGAASPWPAPLRQSRYSDDGIMDQDIDGDGAINLSTSQRPSAATTPNDGVPADNVEQLCFGVVTLCHRGRPPTASMKYCETRMLASFAQQAASLEKVLKEHQQQQQLDLERAWEDREIKGNGNSSPPSGEPRVQDHSPATPPDVQKPVITTVPVSQSSAGPQMLPSPVPGLHHMQQLLQQHVLSPNQLQQLMKHHSMLQQQQQQHQLAELGKKQIEQTMQQLQEQLQLNIIQQTHILQSGDKKKASSGPLQQLVIQQQQLIQQIQLIQRQYVVHQGMGMQPLMLAQGPGVTPREVMSPWKQELTGDQQSSNSKAASDVNDSSDLLGVVTPGRSSREREENTEDKIDRTSTPDRVHHLYGHGVCKWPGCEVICDDLSAFMKHLNTEHTLDDRSTAQARVQMQVVSQLELQLQKERDRLQAMMHHLHLSKQLGSPEPLKDGGVAVGGKLPLGGVHPQPPVSMGPLVSAVRSPVLHSSASNVAGPIRRRISDKSALSLAGEIQRNREFYKNADVRPPFTYASLIRQSIIESPDKQLTLNEIYNWFQNTFCYFRRNAATWKNAIRTNLSLHKCFVRYEDDFGSFWMVDDAEFVKRRHLSRGRPRKYDPTPSPTPPHCAQGGTSKSPTMNHSPTMYGDPLTGNIQVRSKNVSGVESYQGSPWQYSQNSLLEENLAYLSGANMSARPGERSDSPPHDHMRFSFRSPLNGGLHIKQESIMQQDHHMQREDQQPVHHVIKREMHSEYEEMEDGHGEGMAEDLTVNVNHSDPSVIDA; from the exons gATGATGGTATTATGGATCAAGACATAGATGGAGATGGTGCAATTAACCTTTCGACTTCGCAGCGACCATCGGCTGCCACAACTCCAAACGATGGAGTGCCAGCGGATAACGTTGAACAA TTGTGTTTTGGTGTTGTGACGCTCTGCCACCGCGGACGCCCGCCAACCGCCTCTATGAAGTACTGTGAGACTCGTATGCTCGCCTCTTTTGCTCAG CAGGCTGCCTCCTTAGAAAAAGTGCTCAAGGAACACCAGCAGCAACAACAGTTAGACCTGGAGCGGGCTTGGGAAGATAGGGAGATTAAGGGAAATGGAAACTCCAGCCCCCCAAGTGGCGAACCCCGGGTGCAGGATCACTCTCCGGCTACGCCACCGGACGTACAAAAGCCGGTTATCACGACTGTTCCAGTATCACAA TCATCCGCCGGGCCACAGATGTTACCTTCACCTGTGCCCGGTCTTCACCATATGCAGCAATTATTACAACAGCACGTTTTAAGTCCCAATCAACTTCAGCAGCTTATGAAACATCATAGCATGCTACAACAGCAACAACAG CAACATCAACTTGCCGAGTTAGGGAAGAAACAAATCGAGCAAACGATGCAGCAACTTCAAGAACAACTCCAACTTAACATTATCCAGCAGACACACATACTTCAAAGTGGGGATAAGAAAAAAGCTTCCTCCGGCCCTTTACAACAACTAGTTATACAACAACAACAGCTCATACAACAGATCCAATTGATACAACGACAGTATGTTGTACACCAAGGGATGGGGATGCAACCTCTTATGTTAGCACAAGGTCCAG GGGTCACACCCCGTGAGGTAATGTCACCCTGGAAGCAAGAACTCACCGGCGATCAACAATCTTCTAATTCTAAAGCAGCATCAGATGTTAATG attcttCAGATTTATTAGGAGTTGTGACGCCGGGACGTTCGAGTCGCGAAAGGGAAGAGAATACAGAGGACAAAATCGATAGAACTAGCACCCCAGACAGGGTACACCACCTCTACGGACACGGTGTATGCAAATGGCCGGGCTGTGAGGTGATCTGCGATGACCTCTCTGCGTTTATGAA ACATCTGAATACAGAGCACACCCTTGACGACAGATCGACTGCTCAAGCTAGAGTGCAGATGCAAGTAGTGTCACAATTGGAGCTCCAGTTGCAAAAAGAACGAGACAGGTTGCAGGCGATGATGCATCACCTGCACTTATCGAAGCAGTTAGGGTCCCCTGAACCATTGAAGGACGGTGGCGTTGCTGTTGGGGGGAAACTTCCTCTCGGTGGAGTCCATCCTCAACCTCCCGTTTCGATGGGTCCTTTGGTGTCGGCAGTAAGGTCACCGGTGCTGCATTCGTCAGCTTCAAACGTAGCGGGTCCTATCAGGAGGCGGATCAGTGACAAGAGTGCACTCTCACTAGCAGGTG AGATACAACGGAATAGGGAGTTCTACAAGAACGCCGACGTCAGGCCACCATTCACGTACGCCTCACTCATCAGACAG TCTATCATAGAATCTCCAGACAAACAGTTGACACTCAATGAAATATACAACTGGTTCCAAAACACTTTTTGCTACTTCCGAAGGAACGCAGCAACTTGGAAG AATGCGATTCGCACCAATCTATCACTCCACAAGTGTTTTGTGCGCTATGAGGACGACTTTGGGTCATTTTGGATGGTTGATGACGCCGAATTTGTGAAGCGGCGCCACTTGTCGCGTGGCCGCCCACGGAAATATGATCCCACCCCGTCACCTACTCCACCCCACTGCGCACA GGGCGGAACGTCGAAGAGTCCAACGATGAACCACAGTCCCACGATGTACGGTGATCCATTGACGGGAAACATACAGGTACGTTCGAAAAACGTTAGCGGTGTCGAGTCGTATCAAGGGAGTCCGTGGCAGTATTCGCAGAATTCGCTGCTCGAGGAGAATCTGGCGTACCTATCCGGGGCCAACATGAGCGCCCGACCAGGAGAACGGTCCGATTCACCACCACATGACCACATGAGGT TTTCATTTAGGTCACCTTTAAATGGTGGCCTTCATATAAAACAAGAGAGTATAATGCAACAGGACCATCATATGCAGCGGGAGGACCAACAACCAGTGCATCACGTGATCAAGAGGGAGATGCATTCGGAGTACGAGGAAATGGAAGATGGGCACGGTGAAGGAATGGCGGAAGATTTAACGGTGAACGTGAATCATAGCGATCCGAGCGTGATCGACGCGTAG
- the LOC111414154 gene encoding forkhead box protein P1 isoform X7: MPSHEAQNPYRHGHIGDNPFENTTWTKNHFSTGAASPWPAPLRQSRYSDDGIMDQDIDGDGAINLSTSQRPSAATTPNDGVPADNVEQLCFGVVTLCHRGRPPTASMKYCETRMLASFAQQAASLEKVLKEHQQQQQLDLERAWEDREIKGNGNSSPPSGEPRVQDHSPATPPDVQKPVITTVPVSQSSAGPQMLPSPVPGLHHMQQLLQQHVLSPNQLQQLMKHHSMLQQQQQQHQLAELGKKQIEQTMQQLQEQLQLNIIQQTHILQSGDKKKASSGPLQQLVIQQQQLIQQIQLIQRQYVVHQGMGMQPLMLAQGPGVTPREVMSPWKQELTGDQQSSNSKAASDVNDSSDLLGVVTPGRSSREREENTEDKIDRTSTPDRVHHLYGHGVCKWPGCEVICDDLSAFMKHLNTEHTLDDRSTAQARVQMQVVSQLELQLQKERDRLQAMMHHLHLSKQLGSPEPLKDGGVAVGGKLPLGGVHPQPPVSMGPLVSAVRSPVLHSSASNVAGPIRRRISDKSALSLAGGLPYMLERAGLDVQQEIQRNREFYKNADVRPPFTYASLIRQSIIESPDKQLTLNEIYNWFQNTFCYFRRNAATWKNAVRHNLSLHKCFMRVENVKGAVWTVDEVEFYKRRPQRCSSGPLVQPVVGGGTSKSPTMNHSPTMYGDPLTGNIQVRSKNVSGVESYQGSPWQYSQNSLLEENLAYLSGANMSARPGERSDSPPHDHMRFSFRSPLNGGLHIKQESIMQQDHHMQREDQQPVHHVIKREMHSEYEEMEDGHGEGMAEDLTVNVNHSDPSVIDA, from the exons gATGATGGTATTATGGATCAAGACATAGATGGAGATGGTGCAATTAACCTTTCGACTTCGCAGCGACCATCGGCTGCCACAACTCCAAACGATGGAGTGCCAGCGGATAACGTTGAACAA TTGTGTTTTGGTGTTGTGACGCTCTGCCACCGCGGACGCCCGCCAACCGCCTCTATGAAGTACTGTGAGACTCGTATGCTCGCCTCTTTTGCTCAG CAGGCTGCCTCCTTAGAAAAAGTGCTCAAGGAACACCAGCAGCAACAACAGTTAGACCTGGAGCGGGCTTGGGAAGATAGGGAGATTAAGGGAAATGGAAACTCCAGCCCCCCAAGTGGCGAACCCCGGGTGCAGGATCACTCTCCGGCTACGCCACCGGACGTACAAAAGCCGGTTATCACGACTGTTCCAGTATCACAA TCATCCGCCGGGCCACAGATGTTACCTTCACCTGTGCCCGGTCTTCACCATATGCAGCAATTATTACAACAGCACGTTTTAAGTCCCAATCAACTTCAGCAGCTTATGAAACATCATAGCATGCTACAACAGCAACAACAG CAACATCAACTTGCCGAGTTAGGGAAGAAACAAATCGAGCAAACGATGCAGCAACTTCAAGAACAACTCCAACTTAACATTATCCAGCAGACACACATACTTCAAAGTGGGGATAAGAAAAAAGCTTCCTCCGGCCCTTTACAACAACTAGTTATACAACAACAACAGCTCATACAACAGATCCAATTGATACAACGACAGTATGTTGTACACCAAGGGATGGGGATGCAACCTCTTATGTTAGCACAAGGTCCAG GGGTCACACCCCGTGAGGTAATGTCACCCTGGAAGCAAGAACTCACCGGCGATCAACAATCTTCTAATTCTAAAGCAGCATCAGATGTTAATG attcttCAGATTTATTAGGAGTTGTGACGCCGGGACGTTCGAGTCGCGAAAGGGAAGAGAATACAGAGGACAAAATCGATAGAACTAGCACCCCAGACAGGGTACACCACCTCTACGGACACGGTGTATGCAAATGGCCGGGCTGTGAGGTGATCTGCGATGACCTCTCTGCGTTTATGAA ACATCTGAATACAGAGCACACCCTTGACGACAGATCGACTGCTCAAGCTAGAGTGCAGATGCAAGTAGTGTCACAATTGGAGCTCCAGTTGCAAAAAGAACGAGACAGGTTGCAGGCGATGATGCATCACCTGCACTTATCGAAGCAGTTAGGGTCCCCTGAACCATTGAAGGACGGTGGCGTTGCTGTTGGGGGGAAACTTCCTCTCGGTGGAGTCCATCCTCAACCTCCCGTTTCGATGGGTCCTTTGGTGTCGGCAGTAAGGTCACCGGTGCTGCATTCGTCAGCTTCAAACGTAGCGGGTCCTATCAGGAGGCGGATCAGTGACAAGAGTGCACTCTCACTAGCAGGTG GCTTGCCGTACATGTTGGAACGGGCCGGACTGGACGTCCAACAAG AGATACAACGGAATAGGGAGTTCTACAAGAACGCCGACGTCAGGCCACCATTCACGTACGCCTCACTCATCAGACAG TCTATCATAGAATCTCCAGACAAACAGTTGACACTCAATGAAATATACAACTGGTTCCAAAACACTTTTTGCTACTTCCGAAGGAACGCAGCAACTTGGAAG AATGCCGTACGACACAACCTGTCTCTACACAAATGTTTCATGAGGGTCGAAAATGTTAAGGGTGCCGTTTGGACCGTAGACGAAGTGGAATTCTACAAGAGACGACCTCAACGGTGTTCCTCAGGGCCCCTGGTGCAGCCAGTCGTAGG GGGCGGAACGTCGAAGAGTCCAACGATGAACCACAGTCCCACGATGTACGGTGATCCATTGACGGGAAACATACAGGTACGTTCGAAAAACGTTAGCGGTGTCGAGTCGTATCAAGGGAGTCCGTGGCAGTATTCGCAGAATTCGCTGCTCGAGGAGAATCTGGCGTACCTATCCGGGGCCAACATGAGCGCCCGACCAGGAGAACGGTCCGATTCACCACCACATGACCACATGAGGT TTTCATTTAGGTCACCTTTAAATGGTGGCCTTCATATAAAACAAGAGAGTATAATGCAACAGGACCATCATATGCAGCGGGAGGACCAACAACCAGTGCATCACGTGATCAAGAGGGAGATGCATTCGGAGTACGAGGAAATGGAAGATGGGCACGGTGAAGGAATGGCGGAAGATTTAACGGTGAACGTGAATCATAGCGATCCGAGCGTGATCGACGCGTAG